The sequence AATGAAAATCCATGGATTCGTCTGTTCAACAGCAGTACCCACGGCTACTGCGTGATGGAGCTTACCCCGCAAAAAGCAACCTGGACCGCATACAGCGTGGATGACATCCGGTCCAATAACGGAGATAAAACCCTGTTGTTCCAATGCGAAGTTCCCAGAGATGACGCTCATATCCGGATATTGAAAAAATAAAACCCTTATAACGAACCCCCGCCTCTTCTTACCGGCGGGGGGCTTCATTTGTTAAGGACGATTTTTTGTGAACAACAAAAAAGCCCCCATGAAAGGGGAGCTCCTCTGTTATTTGATGAAGCGGATCGTAAGTGGATAGCGGTAAAACTGACCGCTGTTCGCTCGGATCGAAGCAATAATCACGATTACAATCCAATAGATGGAGATCGCAACCCCTAGAAAGAACCCTAAGCCCATAAACAAAATCAGAAAGAGCTCCAACAAAAACAGTCCGATCAAGCCGATCACACCCAGGACGATGGTCAGCCCAATCGCATACAGGAAAAACGAGATTTGAAAGTTTAACGATTCCTTGCCCTGGTCGTCGATAAAATCATGCTCTTCTTTTTTCAACAACCAGATAATCAACGGCCCGGCAAAATTTCCGAAGGGGACGATAAAACAACTAAGTGACAACAAGTGGGTCAGCATTCCCCATGTCCGTGCCTGTTCAGGAATAGGCGTCTGTTCCATGATCGATTCTCCTTCCAAAGCTTTAGCTTGATGGATGATTCTCTTTTTTTCAACCAAGTAAACCACTCTTCTAAAAAGGTAGGTGTTCTTTAGGTGCTTACATCCAAGCCCGCGCCTGTTCATCCTGCGGCATAAGACGGCGTCGTTCTTCTTGCCGTTCGGTCAGCTTGCGCACAAAGAAAATAGCCAGCAAAGCGGAAACGATATCAACAAGGCCGGTAAGAATAAACAAATTGTTGACAGACATCATGGCATCGATCGTCTCCTCAGCCCGCCATGAGAATAGTAATGATTGGTTCGAAAGAATATTCCCAACTATAAACAAGATCCACCACGCCAGAACCAGCCCAGCCACCGGTTGCGTTTTCCAGGAAGTGTTTGGCTCTTTCTCCACTGCGGGATCACTGGCTTTCCACGCTTCCCGTGCAGCATTGAATGGTTGAATCAGATTGGCAATCGGGATAAAGTACCAGCCCACTGCCCATCCAGGGGTAAATTTCAATTCCTGCGCCCCAAGAGAGGGAAGGTTACGGTGAATCCGATGCACCCACATACAAAACACGACCACCAGGGCAATACCCAAAGGAAACATGATAAGCCCCACTAAGAAACCAGTGATTACGACAAGGAAGAAAGCCGCATTTTCTTCCAACTCCACTTCGTTTACCGCACTGGACATAAGCGAATTCTCTACGAATATTAAAGCAGTCGTCAACAATGAGAAAACGATATAAGCCACAAATAAGATCTGAACCCACTTGGCACGACCCTGGGCAGATTCATAAGGGTGTTCGTTCACATAACCCGCTCCTTTAACTGAAATGAACGATACTACTATACATGTGGAATCTTGTCGTTTCAATACAAAAATCGGAATTCATTTAAAGAAGTATGAATTTCTCCCTTCCAAGACGATAAAAACCTACGGAGATGGACCAAAATTCGGGATTGAGAACCAGTGTGAGGGGCTTTGACTCTGTCCAAAGAACAATCTATGCTATGTTCAAATCATTACAAAAAAGGGGTGGAAGATTCATATGAATGATCCATGGCTGGATGTGGAGACGGTACACTCTGACATTGTTCAATCATCCCTGGCCATCCATTAAACAGAGAGATTCTTCACCCGTCAACACTCTCCTTATACCTCCGCACATATACACAGTCCTCCTCCTAAGCCGCCCGACTTCCAACACTCACCCCGATGATAGACAGCTACTACTTTTGCCCCATTTTTTC is a genomic window of Desmospora profundinema containing:
- a CDS encoding DUF4870 domain-containing protein, which encodes MEQTPIPEQARTWGMLTHLLSLSCFIVPFGNFAGPLIIWLLKKEEHDFIDDQGKESLNFQISFFLYAIGLTIVLGVIGLIGLFLLELFLILFMGLGFFLGVAISIYWIVIVIIASIRANSGQFYRYPLTIRFIK
- a CDS encoding DUF4328 domain-containing protein, giving the protein MNEHPYESAQGRAKWVQILFVAYIVFSLLTTALIFVENSLMSSAVNEVELEENAAFFLVVITGFLVGLIMFPLGIALVVVFCMWVHRIHRNLPSLGAQELKFTPGWAVGWYFIPIANLIQPFNAAREAWKASDPAVEKEPNTSWKTQPVAGLVLAWWILFIVGNILSNQSLLFSWRAEETIDAMMSVNNLFILTGLVDIVSALLAIFFVRKLTERQEERRRLMPQDEQARAWM